The Gordonia sp. KTR9 genome contains a region encoding:
- a CDS encoding response regulator codes for MPITVVIADDQAMVRQGFSALLAAQPDLSVLGDAADGVEAVEVCRRVRPDVVLMDVRMPRKDGLWAAEQILASSSEPPTRVLMLTTFDIDDYVYEALRIGASGFLLKDAPADELVRAVRVVAAGEALLAPSITRRLITEVTANRRRPSRDDKLDTLTPREREVLDLVADGKSNAEIGADLFVTEQTVKTHVSSLLNKLRLRDRAQAVVFAYENGIK; via the coding sequence GTGCCGATCACCGTAGTCATCGCAGATGACCAGGCCATGGTGCGTCAGGGCTTTTCGGCTCTGCTCGCCGCGCAGCCCGATCTCTCGGTCCTCGGCGACGCCGCCGACGGGGTCGAGGCCGTCGAGGTGTGTCGCCGCGTCCGTCCCGACGTCGTCCTGATGGATGTGCGCATGCCGCGCAAGGACGGTTTGTGGGCGGCCGAACAGATCCTCGCGTCGTCGTCGGAACCGCCCACGCGTGTGCTGATGCTCACGACCTTCGACATCGACGACTACGTGTACGAAGCCCTGCGGATCGGTGCCTCGGGCTTCCTGCTCAAGGACGCACCCGCCGACGAGCTGGTGCGGGCGGTGCGGGTGGTGGCCGCGGGCGAGGCTTTGCTGGCGCCGTCGATCACGCGGCGCCTGATCACCGAGGTCACCGCCAACCGTCGTCGACCGTCGCGGGACGACAAGCTCGACACCCTGACCCCGAGGGAACGCGAGGTCCTCGATCTGGTGGCGGACGGCAAGTCCAACGCAGAGATCGGTGCCGACCTGTTCGTCACCGAACAGACGGTCAAGACGCACGTGAGCAGCCTCCTGAACAAACTCCGACTCCGGGACCGAGCCCAGGCGGTCGTGTTCGCCTACGAGAACGGCATCAAGTGA
- a CDS encoding alpha/beta-hydrolase family protein, with the protein MTSHRDARWLRDSTFRSWPHPAVSVTATLGHLVALYPGTLPRDATTTAILTVVLSALGACTGMILARRTRRQPEEQARRVVFGSCVVILGCAVGVALWWQNLIRSAVDAAPAGLGWCAAAALPSALIVAAIVAVPRITAMAAAGGLALTAGLLAPADAGADGQPLPVSSSAQQDSGIVLRGELRDGRFDDAAAELTRTWAVSDGPSARAVVVAVPTGSGWVDSAAVDGYASRFADDVRVLTLPYAQVPSWQAFLSDRTRAAESAIAVVSALATVLDRVPEHERPRVVLYGQSLGAVGADAARVWLENEHPALLDETVLVAPPAGTVAAVSRTPRAVLANSSDPVVRWSFAELWRPHRATGDTHIRGPRVPDAPWLPVVSFVQTSIDLLGALDGAAGVGHRYGSEQAGPPHPLRG; encoded by the coding sequence ATGACGTCGCACCGGGACGCGCGGTGGTTGCGCGACAGCACTTTCCGATCGTGGCCGCACCCGGCCGTCAGTGTCACCGCCACGCTCGGTCACCTCGTCGCGCTCTACCCGGGCACACTGCCACGCGACGCGACGACGACGGCGATCCTGACCGTTGTGCTCAGCGCTTTGGGAGCGTGCACCGGCATGATTCTCGCGCGGCGTACCCGTCGGCAGCCGGAGGAACAGGCCCGACGCGTCGTCTTCGGCTCGTGCGTGGTGATCCTCGGATGCGCGGTCGGCGTAGCGCTCTGGTGGCAGAACCTCATCCGGTCGGCGGTCGACGCCGCACCCGCGGGTCTCGGGTGGTGCGCTGCGGCGGCGTTGCCGTCCGCGCTGATCGTGGCGGCGATCGTGGCCGTCCCGCGGATCACCGCGATGGCCGCTGCCGGTGGCCTCGCACTCACGGCCGGATTGCTGGCGCCCGCCGACGCCGGGGCCGACGGGCAGCCGTTGCCGGTCTCGTCGTCGGCGCAGCAGGATTCGGGTATCGTGCTGCGCGGCGAGCTCAGGGACGGCCGATTCGACGATGCCGCAGCGGAACTGACGCGGACGTGGGCGGTGTCGGACGGACCCTCGGCGCGCGCGGTCGTGGTCGCGGTGCCGACCGGATCGGGGTGGGTCGATTCCGCAGCCGTCGACGGTTACGCCAGCCGTTTCGCCGACGATGTCCGGGTTCTCACCCTCCCGTACGCCCAGGTGCCGTCCTGGCAGGCCTTCCTGTCCGACCGGACCAGGGCCGCGGAATCGGCGATCGCCGTGGTGTCGGCGCTGGCGACCGTACTGGATCGTGTGCCCGAGCACGAACGTCCGCGAGTGGTTCTCTACGGGCAGAGTCTCGGCGCCGTGGGTGCCGACGCCGCCCGGGTGTGGCTGGAGAACGAACATCCCGCGCTGCTCGACGAGACCGTGCTGGTCGCGCCGCCGGCGGGCACCGTCGCCGCGGTGTCCCGTACCCCGCGAGCGGTCCTCGCCAATTCCAGCGATCCGGTCGTGCGCTGGTCGTTCGCCGAACTGTGGCGACCGCACCGGGCGACCGGCGACACCCACATCCGTGGTCCGCGGGTGCCCGACGCACCGTGGCTACCCGTGGTCAGCTTCGTGCAGACGAGCATCGACCTGCTCGGCGCGCTCGACGGGGCGGCCGGCGTCGGCCACCGATACGGGTCGGAACAGGCCGGGCCGCCACATCCGTTGCGCGGCTGA
- a CDS encoding sensor histidine kinase, whose translation MFGYRKKLRAVGASSLEWVSTAPVAQDPAVRHYFSSRLNWFFLFVALVMYSVAWPTLPITHSMPVFVLPVVAAFAALPIALAWSAPLLGWAISVVSAQLIGIVVPVRGTWELTIQVTHLIELLVLTFMAFLKCPLRWIPVVWVSTSIVIAFAVQPTARVGWVFGISVLAVVVALLRGLMASRRQLAVRTEQTEAAEAEAAVLQERARIARDLHDVVAHRMSMVVVMSQTARYRLPDVSPSAAAEFDAIADAARTSLDEVRQLLGVLRVEGTDASPAPNPGLGELDSLVAETRRAGAEVALVLDVDADEVGESAALVIYRIVQESLANATRHAPGGRVDVEVSRTDDGLVDVAVVNTAATAEPLQIGGSGVGIPGMIDRAQAVGGSLIASPTPAGGFEVRARIPASPRREVVVPEPIVTSSGSGEPRSRRR comes from the coding sequence ATGTTCGGATACCGTAAGAAGCTCCGCGCGGTGGGGGCGTCCTCACTGGAATGGGTGTCGACCGCACCCGTGGCCCAGGACCCCGCGGTGCGGCACTACTTCTCGTCGCGCCTGAACTGGTTCTTCCTGTTCGTGGCGCTCGTCATGTACTCGGTCGCCTGGCCGACACTGCCCATCACCCACTCCATGCCGGTGTTCGTGCTCCCCGTGGTCGCCGCCTTCGCCGCCCTGCCGATCGCCCTCGCGTGGTCGGCCCCGCTGCTGGGATGGGCGATCTCGGTGGTCTCCGCGCAACTGATCGGCATCGTCGTCCCGGTTCGGGGTACGTGGGAGCTGACGATCCAGGTGACCCATCTCATCGAACTGCTGGTCCTCACGTTCATGGCCTTTCTCAAGTGCCCGCTGCGGTGGATTCCGGTGGTCTGGGTCTCGACCTCCATCGTCATCGCGTTCGCCGTGCAGCCGACCGCGCGCGTCGGGTGGGTCTTCGGGATCTCCGTGCTCGCGGTCGTGGTCGCGTTGTTGCGCGGCCTGATGGCCTCCCGCCGGCAGCTGGCGGTTCGCACCGAGCAGACCGAGGCCGCCGAAGCAGAGGCAGCCGTTCTCCAGGAGCGGGCACGCATCGCCCGGGACCTGCACGACGTGGTCGCTCACCGGATGTCGATGGTGGTGGTGATGTCGCAGACCGCGAGATATCGCCTGCCGGATGTGAGTCCCTCGGCCGCAGCGGAATTCGACGCGATCGCCGACGCGGCACGTACGTCCCTCGATGAGGTCCGGCAACTGCTCGGGGTCCTGCGCGTCGAGGGTACGGACGCCTCGCCGGCACCGAATCCGGGCCTGGGCGAACTCGATTCGCTGGTCGCCGAGACACGACGCGCCGGCGCCGAGGTCGCGCTCGTACTCGACGTCGACGCGGACGAGGTCGGTGAATCGGCTGCCCTGGTGATCTATCGAATCGTGCAGGAGTCGCTGGCCAACGCGACCCGACACGCCCCCGGCGGACGCGTGGACGTCGAGGTGTCGCGGACCGACGACGGCCTCGTCGACGTCGCCGTCGTCAACACTGCCGCGACCGCCGAGCCGCTGCAGATCGGTGGGAGCGGTGTGGGTATCCCCGGGATGATCGATCGTGCTCAGGCAGTGGGCGGTTCGCTCATCGCCTCGCCGACCCCGGCCGGGGGATTCGAGGTACGCGCCCGAATCCCGGCGTCGCCGCGACGTGAGGTCGTCGTTCCCGAGCCGATCGTGACCTCGTCGGGTTCCGGTGAGCCGCGGTCGCGACGACGGTAG